Within the Legionella pneumophila subsp. pneumophila str. Philadelphia 1 genome, the region AATTTTTCTAAAAATTGAATGGTCGTTGGTTGAGATATTGTCTCGATAGAAGATGCTTCATTGGCGCAGATGTTATGGCTTATTAACAATGACAAAGACAAAGCTCGTGTGATATTCTTCAACATTATGCATTCCCTTGATTATTTGGCCCTTTATTTGGGCATTTTTTGTTTTTTATATCCATACAACATTCTAAAAATGTAGCATGAGAATTTTGTAATTGATAATTATTTGAGAAACATTTCATGAGAAAAGTTAAGCCAAAATTGAATTTAACCTCACAAACCGCTCGGATCGTAAATTTAAGCCATGATGGAAGGGGGATAGCACGAGTTAATGGCAAAGCAACCTTTATTCAGGGAGCATTACCCGGTGAGATGGTTGAGTTTCAGTATACACGGGTAAAAAAGGATTTTGATGAAGGTAAATTATTATCAATTATCGAGCCCTCTACTCTCAGGGTTGAACCAAAATGCCCTCATTATCAAATGTGTGGAGGCTGTTCTTTGCAACATATGAGTGCCGAGGAACAAATTCGTTTCAAACAATCCCATCTTTTGGATTTGCTATCCAGGTATGGCCATACTGAACCTCAATCAATGTTGTCGCCTTTAACAAGCCATCATTGGAATTATAGAAATAAAGCACGCTTAAGTACTCGCTTTGTAGAAAAGAAACAAAGCACCATGGTTGGGTTTAGAGAGAGAAATAATCCAAGGTTCATTACAGAAATAAATCAATGTCCTATTCTTAATTCAAAAATAGATACTGATATTGTTCATTTAAGAAAGTTAATTGATACGATGGAGGATAAGCAGTGTATCGCACAAATTGAAGTGGCTGCAGGTGATAATGAAGTGGCGCTGATTTTCCGCAATCTAACCCCATTAACAGAGCAAGATGAGTTGAAAATCAGGAAATTTGCGGAACAATTCCAATATAAGGTATTCCTTCAGCCAGGTGGACTTGATTCGGTTTTTTGTTTTTATCCTTCAGATGCCCATGCTTATTTGAGTTATGAGCTGCCCGATTATCAAATAACTTTTCAATTTCATCCCAACGATTTTACTCAGGTAAACGCCGAGTTAAACAGAAAGATGGTAACCCAGGCAATTCAGTTAATGGAATTAAAAAATTCTGATATCGTGCTAGACTTATTTTGTGGACTGGGTAATTTTTCGCTTCCCATGGCTAAACATTGCTCTCGAGTTATCGGTGTCGAAGGCAATAAGAACATGGTTGAAAGAGCCTATATGAATGCCAAGTCTAATCATATTACCAATGTAGATTTTTATGCTGCTAATCTTGATGATGTGATGGAAGTTAGGAATCTGGTTAATACGTCTTTTAGCAAGGTTTTAATCGATCCTCCCCGGTCTGGTGCGCTTGAAATTGTAAAACAAATTGATTCAATTGATCCCGAGCGTATAGTATATGTATCTTGTAACCCGATAACATTAGCTCGAGATACAGATATATTGGTTAATCAAAAAGGTTACGTTTTGATAACAGCTGGGGTAATGGATATGTTTCCTCATACAGCGCATGTCGAGTCTATTGCCTTGTTTCAAAAAGGATAATATGTATGGTAAGAGTAAAAGATACGACTCCGTTGACGCCAGATGGCAGTATTGACGTAGAGATGTGGTTACATCATCTTGGTTCAAAAGGATATTTGGATAATCTCGAACTCGTAAGAGCTGCCTGTACTTTAAGTCAATTGGCTGGGCAGGATCATGCTACTGAAACAGGGCAAACTTGTTTACAACAAGGGTTATCAATGGCTGATTTACTTGCTGACCTGGAAGTAGATCAGGAAACTCTGGCTGCCGCTATTATTTTTGAAAATGTTCATTATGCGGATTTATCTATTGACGATGTTGAAGAGCAATTGGGGCACAATATCGCTAAATTGGTCAAAGGCATAGAAAAAATGAGTGCCATGAACAATTTCCAGGCTTTAAATAAATACCCGCAAAACAAAAATCAAATTGACAATATTCGCAAAATGCTTCTTGCGATGGTTGATGATGTGCGAGTTGTTTTAATCAAGCTGGCAGAGTGTTTATGTATTTTAAGAACAGCAGGGCATCTGTCTGAAACGGTACGTAAACAGCTGGCAACCGAAGCCATGGAAATTTACGCGCCTTTAGCTAACCGCTTGGGAATAGGGGCAATCAAGTGGGAAATGGAAGATTTGGCTTTCCGGCATTTGCATCCAGAAGAATATAAGGCGATTGCCAAGGGATTGAAGGCTAAACGATTGGAAAGGGACAGCTTTGTCAATCGCATTGTCGAACAGCTTGAACATCAGATTCGAGCAACAGGAGCTCGCCACTTTGCCGTTTATGGTCGCTCAAAACATATCCATAGTATTTATAAAAAGATGAAGCGTAAAAATGTATCATTAGACGAGATATATGATGCAACAGCGGTTCGTATTCTGGTAGATACTGAAGCACAATGTTACGAAGTGTTAGGCATGGTTCATACTTTGTGGAAGCAAATTCCAGCAGAGTTTGATGATTACATCATCAATCCAAAATCCAATGGCTATCAGTCTCTTCATACCGCAGTAGAGGGTCCGGAAGGAAGAGTTTTTGAAGTGCAAATCAGAACTTTTCATATGCATGATTTAGCAGAAATG harbors:
- the rlmD gene encoding 23S rRNA (uracil(1939)-C(5))-methyltransferase RlmD, whose translation is MRKVKPKLNLTSQTARIVNLSHDGRGIARVNGKATFIQGALPGEMVEFQYTRVKKDFDEGKLLSIIEPSTLRVEPKCPHYQMCGGCSLQHMSAEEQIRFKQSHLLDLLSRYGHTEPQSMLSPLTSHHWNYRNKARLSTRFVEKKQSTMVGFRERNNPRFITEINQCPILNSKIDTDIVHLRKLIDTMEDKQCIAQIEVAAGDNEVALIFRNLTPLTEQDELKIRKFAEQFQYKVFLQPGGLDSVFCFYPSDAHAYLSYELPDYQITFQFHPNDFTQVNAELNRKMVTQAIQLMELKNSDIVLDLFCGLGNFSLPMAKHCSRVIGVEGNKNMVERAYMNAKSNHITNVDFYAANLDDVMEVRNLVNTSFSKVLIDPPRSGALEIVKQIDSIDPERIVYVSCNPITLARDTDILVNQKGYVLITAGVMDMFPHTAHVESIALFQKG